Genomic window (Streptomyces sp. NBC_00078):
CCGACCACCACGGTCACCAATGCGGCTGTTCCGACTCCCTCGGCCAGCGCGCGGCGCGCAAGTGAGGCACTCACACGGTCACCGCAGCAGGCTCGGCGGTGGTCAAGAACGCGGCCAACCGCTCCAGCACCCCTGGCAGCACCCAGTAGTAGACCCAGGTCCCGCGCCGCTCGCAGTCGGTGAGTCCCGCCTGCCGGAGCAGCTTGAGGTGGTGCGAGATCGTCGGCTGCGACAGGTCGAAGGCGGGCGTCAGCTCACACACGCACACTTCGCCGCCCTCCCCGCGTGAAGCGATCATCGACATCAGCCGCAGCCGCACCGGATCGCCCAGGGCCTTGAAGATCTTCGCCAGGTCCGCAGCCCGGCCCTCGTCCAGCGGAGCGGACGCAAGACCCGGGCAGCAGCCTGCATCCGCGTCCTGGCCGAGGACCTTCAGCTCTTGTTTCGACATTCCTCTATGTTGACGTTTTTCAATCCAAGGCGCAAGCTTGCATCAACGAACGTCAATACAAGCCGTTCCGGGGCACGATCCGACCCCCGCCACCAGGAGTGAGCCATGTCCGATCAGTCCACCGAGCTGCGCGAAACCGTCCGCCGACGCTACGCCGCCGCAGCCGTGCAGGTCACCGAAGGCGCCGCCGCCTGTTGCGGGCCCGAGCCCGTCGAGGTCGACGAGAACTTCGGCTCCACTCTCTACGCCGCCGACGAACGCGACGCCCTGCCCGCCGAGGCCCTCGCCGCCTCCCTGGGCTGCGGCAACCCCACCGCCGTAGCCGAACTCCAGGAGGGCGAACGCGTCCTCGACCTCGGCTCCGGCGGCGGCATCGACGTCCTGCTCTCGGCCCGCCGAGTCGGCCCCACCGGCAAGGCCTACGGCCTGGACATGACCGACGAGATGCTCGAACTCGCCCTCACCAACGCCGCCAAGGCCAAGGCGCCCAACGTCGAGTTCCTCAAGGGCACCATCGAGTCCATCCCCCTGCCCGCGAACACCATCGACGTCGTGATCTCCAACTGCGTGATCAACCTGTCCACCGACAAGCCCGCCGTCTTCGCCGAGACCTTCCGCGTCCTCAAGCCCGGCGGCCGCATCGGCGTCTTCGACATCGTCGCCGACGACGCCCTGACCCCCGGGCAGCGCGCCGAGCGCGGCGACTACGTCGGCTGCATCGCGGGCACCCTGTCCTTCACGGAGTACCGCGAGGGCCTCGACACGGCGGGCTTCACCGACATCGAGATCACGCCCACGCAGCCCGTCGCCGACGGCATGCACTCGGCCATCGTGCGCGCACTCAAGCCCGTCTCCGCCGCCTCCGCCCAGACGCCCACGAAGGCCGAAGCCGGGACCGCCGGGACCGCCGGCGAATGCTGCGGCGTCACCTCGTGCTGCACGCCGACCGAGCAGTCCACCGACCCGACCCTCACCGCGACCGAGGCCAAGTCGACATCTGGCTGCGCATGCCAAAGCTGAACACAGACGGCTGAGCCCCCTCAGTGCGCGTGGCCACCAGAAGAAGCGGACGAGACCTGGCCCACGCCGGTCTCCAACCAGCCCAAGACCACGGCCAACTCAGCGCCTGCGGGCATGACCCGCCTTTCTGACCTCCACTCAGATCTCAGAGCAGGCTCTCGTCCCGGACGACCCAGCCCGCACCCAGCTCGCGACGCAGCACGTCCAGTGCGGTGAGCGCCTGCCGCTTGAACAGCTGGAGTTCCTCGTCGGACCACGGTGACGGATCCGGCGGGTACGCCCAGTCGATCGACGACTGGTACCGCTCGCTCAGCCTGGCCAACTCGGCCCGTGTCTCCGGACTGATCGGGAGACGTGCCAGATCAACGGGGTAGCCGTACGGGCTGCCCATGTCTTCCGGCCACAGCGGGGTGTCCACACCGGCCTCGAAGAAGAACCGCAGATAGTGGATCATGCCGCACATTCTCACAGACCTGCCGATTCCCACCTGGCCAACTGCGGCCACCACACCGTCGGACTCCTGAACACGCAGACAGACAGCCGGAAGGGACGGCACCGGATGATTCCGGCACCGCCCCTTCCGTTGCGCCTCGATCACCTGCGCGTTCGGGTCACCTGACCGTGAAGGCGGGTACGTGCTGGAACAGGTCGGTGTTGACTCTGATCCGCTTCTGCCTAGGCGGGTCCTGCCCGCCGAGACCACGGTCCGACGACTGCTGGCCCGCATCGACTGCGACGCGCTGGACCTTGCTGTCGGGCGCTGGCTCGCCGACCGCCGCCCGAAAACGACCGGGCTGCGCGGACTCGCGGTGGACGGCAAGAGCCTGCGCGGCGCGGCCAAGGCGAAGGGCCGCAAGATCCACCTGCTCGCCGCACTGGAGCACGCCACTGGCCTGGCCCTGGCCCAGCTGGACGTCGGCGAGTCCGCCCTCCGTCACCGGGCGGGCTTGCCGCCCGCCGACTGGGCCGGGCCGATCAGCTCAGGGCCCACTTCTGGTTGGTGCCGCCGCTGCCACCGCGACAGGTTCGGCTCGACCGAGGTCGGTTGGTGCCAAGTGGTGAACGCCGACGAGTGCGCCGGCTGCAACCGTGGCGAGTGCGACCGCACGGACAAGGGCACGTATCCACCGGCGTCCGAATCCGGAAGGGCCCGACTGTGTCTGCGCGAGGTCTCCTGGTTGGCTTACTGGAGGCGGGACTACTGTGCCGGTGCCGGCGCGAACGGCGGGCAGCCGGCTCCGCGGGGCGGGGCGGTACGACTGACCGCCCCGCCACGCGGCTTCTTCCTACGGCTCAGCCGAGGGTGAGGATGGTGACCGAGTAGGCCGGGACGGTGCGGGCGAAGGCCGATGTCACGCCGCTGAACGACGTGGTGGCCGGGGTGATCTTGTTCGGGTTGCTGAGCGTGTTGGTGTCGGTGGGGGCCGCGGAGCTGAGGGTGGTGGCCGTGCCGGTGGAGGGCAGGGTGCCCGCGCCAGTGAGCTTGATGTTCACGGTCTGCGCGGAGGACGAGGGGTTGACCAGCGTGACGTAGATTCTGCCGGTCGAGGAGTCCTTGGTGACCACGTTGTTGACCGTGCCGGTACCGGCGTACGTGGCGGGCAGCACCTGGTCACCGTGGGCAGAGGCCATCATCTGCTGGACGTAGTAGGCCGGTGAGGCGTAGCTGGTCAGGGCATCGAAGCCGATCAGGTCCGGTGTCCACTTGGGGTTGTTGACGTTGACCAGCAGCGGGGCGTAGGCCTCCTGGGTGACCACGTCGGAGTTGCGCAGCAGCCCGGAGAGCCAGGAAGCGTCGCCGATGGCGGCGTTGAGGTTCGGGGTCGGGCTGCCTTCCCTGGTCCCCCACTCGCCGACCATGGTCTTCACCGTGGCGGTGCGGGACGCGCTGTCGTAGTACGTGGAGTGGTTGTTCATCCAGTCGGCCGTCTCGTAGAAGTGGTCGTCCTGGACGTCCGGGGTGCGGGCCGTCACCTTCGTGCTGGAGATGATCTTCATGGACGGGTACGCGGCCTTGATCGCGTCGTAGAACTGAGCGAAGCGGCCGTTGTCGCCGTCGTAGCTGCCGGACGTGTCGGAGTAGTCCTCGTTGCCGACCTCGACATAGGAAATCTTGAACGGAGCCGGGTGGCCGTCGGCGGCACGCCGCGCGCCCCAGGTGGTGCTGGTGGAGCCGGTGGCGTACTCGATCTCGTCCAGCGCTTCCTGCACATACGGGCCGAGGTCGGACAGCGCCACGTGGGTGCCCCAGAGGCTGTAGCCGGCGTAGACGGCCAGGAGCGGCTGCGCGCCAACGTCCTCGGCCCACTCCAGGTATTCCAGCAGGCCCAGGCCGTCGGTGGACCAGTAGCCCCAGGCGTCGTTCTGGTGGCCGGGACGGGTCCACACCGGGCCGATGGTCTTCTTCCAGTTGAACCGGTTGGCGGGGTTTGCTCCCTCCAGATAGTTCCCACCCGGCTCGCGGATGAAGGAGGGCTTCAGCCCCGCGATCTTCTGCATCAGGTCGGTGCGCAGCCCGTTGGGCCGGTTGTTGTACGTCGGCGGGAAGAGGGAGACGTTGTCCAGCCAGACCGTGGAGCCGGCGCCGCTGGTGGCGGAGACCACGAACCGGTTGGCGGCGGAGGTGGGCGCGCTCGCGGACGCGGTCAGGTGGACGGTGAACTGCTGCCAGGAGGTCGTCAGACCGGTGACCGTCCCGGAGGCGTAGACCGTTCCCGAGGTGCTCTCCACGTCGACGGTGAGCGGACCGGTGAAGCCGGAGCTCGCCTTGGCGAAGAGGGACGCGGTGTACGTCTGGTTCGGGCGGACCGGAATACCCCAGAACCCGCCGTTGGCAACGCCGGCCCGGGCACTGCTGGACGCCGTGTTGATGGAGAGTTTCAGTGACCGGGTGAGCGCGGTGTTCAGCGGATTGCCGCCGTCGAGGGCGATGGCCGAGTCGCCCACGGCCGACCAGCTGGTGGGAGAGGAGGTGCTGGCCATCATCGAGCGGTTCTGGATCAGCTCCGGATACAGGCCGCCCTCACCGGAGTGGTTGAGGTCCTCGGTCATCACACCGAAGAACGTCGAGGGCACACTGTGCGCCGGGTGGGCGACATCGACGTTGAGAGTGCCGCCGCTGAAGCCGGACACCCCGGCGACCTCGGAGCCGGTCAGGGCGTGGTCGTAGAGCTGGACGTCGTCGACGGCCCCGTTGAGGAAGTTGACCGCGCTGCCGGACCACCGGCCGCGGCCGATGGCCGTGGTACCGGTGGCCTTCCAGTTCCCCGTGTAGGGGACGGAGGACTGCAGCAGCCCATTGACGTAGAGCTGCAGCTTTCCGGCCGCGACGTCGTTCACGCCGATGAGCTGGTACCAGGTGCCGGTGGAGGGGGAGGCGGTGGCGTCGGCGCGGGTCTCGGCGGACGACGTGCTGTCGGAGCCGCGCCGGGTGAAGGCGAACTTGCCGGTGGCGCCGCTCAGTTGCAGGTAGAAGCCGCTGACGTTGGTGCCGTCGATGCTCACCGCGGTCTGGAACCCTGACGTGGAGTTGAGCTTCACCCAGGCCACGGCGGAGAATCCGCGGGAGGTGTCCACGGCCGCCCCGGAGGCGGTGGCGGTGGCGGCGGAGGTGCCGTTCAGCGCCAGGGCGGAGGAGCCTGTCTTGCCGGTGGTCCAGGCCGCGGCGGAGCCGAGGGTCGCGGTGTGGCCATTGCCGGTGGAGTCGGCGGCGGTGGTGCCGCTGCCCTCGTCGAAGGCCCAGTGCGCGGGCTCGTTGACTGCCGCGACCTCTGCCGCGGTCATGGCGCCGGAGTAGAACCGGACGTCGTCGACGGAGCCGTTGACGAAGTCGGTGGCGGCCCCGCTCCACAGTCCGCGGCCGATCTCCGTGTGGCCGGCGGCCTTCCAGGCGGTGGTGTACGCGGCGGTTCCCTGGGCCTTGCCGTCCACGTAGAGCCGGAGGGTGCCGGCGGCGACATCGTCCACGCCCACCAGGTGGTACCAGGTGCCGGAGGAGGGGGAGGCGGTGCCGTCCGCACGGGTTTCGGCCCCCGACGTGCTGTCGGAGCCGCGCCGGGTGAACGCGAACTTGCCGGTGGTGCCGCTCAGTTGCAGGTAGAAGCCGCTGACGTTGGTGCCGTCGATGCTCACCACGGTCTGGGCCCCCGACATGGCGTTGAGCTTCACCCAGGCGGAGACGGTGAAGCTCGCCGAAGTGTTCACTACCGGCGAGGGCACGTCGACAGCTCCGCTCGCGCTCTTGTCGAGGCTCACGGCTCCCGGCCCGACCTCACCGGTTGCCCAGGCCGCGCCCGAACCCAGGGTGCCGGTGTGGGCGTTGCCGGAGGAGTCGGCGGCGGTGGTGCCGCTGCCCTCGTCCAGCGCCCAGTGGGCTGCGAGGGCGGGCGCCGCGGCCGCCGGCGTCGTCGTGACGGCCACCAAGCCGCTGAGAAGCAGTGCCGCGCAGGCGGTCACCACACTGACTCTGGTGCGAAGGCGGAGCCGGAGCCCGCTCGGTCTTCTAGACCATTGCATGACATTCCTTTACTGTCGGCGGCCACTCGGCCGGTGAGCCGGACCGCCCCGTGGGCACGGTCCGGCGGTTGAGCGAGCGAGAAAGGCGCGGGGTGGCCCCGTTGGGAGCGACGAGGAACGGCGGGGCCTCGCCGGTGCC
Coding sequences:
- a CDS encoding helix-turn-helix transcriptional regulator — protein: MSKQELKVLGQDADAGCCPGLASAPLDEGRAADLAKIFKALGDPVRLRLMSMIASRGEGGEVCVCELTPAFDLSQPTISHHLKLLRQAGLTDCERRGTWVYYWVLPGVLERLAAFLTTAEPAAVTV
- the arsM gene encoding arsenite methyltransferase encodes the protein MSDQSTELRETVRRRYAAAAVQVTEGAAACCGPEPVEVDENFGSTLYAADERDALPAEALAASLGCGNPTAVAELQEGERVLDLGSGGGIDVLLSARRVGPTGKAYGLDMTDEMLELALTNAAKAKAPNVEFLKGTIESIPLPANTIDVVISNCVINLSTDKPAVFAETFRVLKPGGRIGVFDIVADDALTPGQRAERGDYVGCIAGTLSFTEYREGLDTAGFTDIEITPTQPVADGMHSAIVRALKPVSAASAQTPTKAEAGTAGTAGECCGVTSCCTPTEQSTDPTLTATEAKSTSGCACQS
- a CDS encoding LamG-like jellyroll fold domain-containing protein, producing MTACAALLLSGLVAVTTTPAAAAPALAAHWALDEGSGTTAADSSGNAHTGTLGSGAAWATGEVGPGAVSLDKSASGAVDVPSPVVNTSASFTVSAWVKLNAMSGAQTVVSIDGTNVSGFYLQLSGTTGKFAFTRRGSDSTSGAETRADGTASPSSGTWYHLVGVDDVAAGTLRLYVDGKAQGTAAYTTAWKAAGHTEIGRGLWSGAATDFVNGSVDDVRFYSGAMTAAEVAAVNEPAHWAFDEGSGTTAADSTGNGHTATLGSAAAWTTGKTGSSALALNGTSAATATASGAAVDTSRGFSAVAWVKLNSTSGFQTAVSIDGTNVSGFYLQLSGATGKFAFTRRGSDSTSSAETRADATASPSTGTWYQLIGVNDVAAGKLQLYVNGLLQSSVPYTGNWKATGTTAIGRGRWSGSAVNFLNGAVDDVQLYDHALTGSEVAGVSGFSGGTLNVDVAHPAHSVPSTFFGVMTEDLNHSGEGGLYPELIQNRSMMASTSSPTSWSAVGDSAIALDGGNPLNTALTRSLKLSINTASSSARAGVANGGFWGIPVRPNQTYTASLFAKASSGFTGPLTVDVESTSGTVYASGTVTGLTTSWQQFTVHLTASASAPTSAANRFVVSATSGAGSTVWLDNVSLFPPTYNNRPNGLRTDLMQKIAGLKPSFIREPGGNYLEGANPANRFNWKKTIGPVWTRPGHQNDAWGYWSTDGLGLLEYLEWAEDVGAQPLLAVYAGYSLWGTHVALSDLGPYVQEALDEIEYATGSTSTTWGARRAADGHPAPFKISYVEVGNEDYSDTSGSYDGDNGRFAQFYDAIKAAYPSMKIISSTKVTARTPDVQDDHFYETADWMNNHSTYYDSASRTATVKTMVGEWGTREGSPTPNLNAAIGDASWLSGLLRNSDVVTQEAYAPLLVNVNNPKWTPDLIGFDALTSYASPAYYVQQMMASAHGDQVLPATYAGTGTVNNVVTKDSSTGRIYVTLVNPSSSAQTVNIKLTGAGTLPSTGTATTLSSAAPTDTNTLSNPNKITPATTSFSGVTSAFARTVPAYSVTILTLG